From bacterium:
GGAATAATATCATTGAAATCCTTAAACTTGTAGGTTCGCAAACAAAAACCGAATTGGATTATTCCAGAATAAAAAAAGAAGAAGTTTTTCCTTATTACGAACTATATCCGAAACTTTCTTATATCAGCTTACGCACTTCCGGCGGATGCCCGTTCAAATGCAGTTACTGCGGATGGTATTTATTGGAGGATAAGTTTCACCAGATAGACCCTTGTCTTGTTATTGAACATATCGAATATTATAATAAACAATATGGCATAAAAAATTTCGCGTTTTATGATGAAGCTCTTTTATATAACGCGGAAAACCATATAATAAAGATACTTCAAAAAGTAATTAATAAAGATTTAAAAATTAATTTTCATACCCCGAACGGCCTGCATGCCAGATTTATGAGTTTTGAGATCGCGAAACTTATGAAAACAACGGGTTTTATTCAGCCCAGATTGGCGCTTGAAACAACCAAGGCGGAAAGGCAAAAACAAACAGGGTTTAAAACTTCAACGGGAGAATTTTTAAAAGCGGTTGAGTGCCTGAAAAATGCGGGATTCGCACCGCGGGACATCGCTGTAAATATTTTAATCGGCCTGCCCGGCCGGGATTTCAATGAAATAAAGGATTCCATAGATTTTGCCGCGAAGCTGGGGCTGAAAATATTTCTGGAGGAATATTCACCGATACCGGGAACAAAAGATTTTGAAAGTTCAGGCCTCACGCCCGATTCCGACCCGCTTTTACATAACAACAGCATCTTCCCTTTATTTAAACCGGAAGACCTTTCTGTGATACAATCTTTAAAAAAGCTGGCGCATGATTTTAATCAAAGGTGATCTTTTATTTTATTAATTAATAAAGTTAATTAACCGATATAAATTTTGTAATTTAGATAAAGAAGGGTTTAAGGGAAATTCAGATTAAAAAAATAAATGGGCAAGAAACTATTTTCCAAAATCATATTATTTTTAATTATAATTAACATTTGTTTTCCTGTGGCTGCGTCGGCAGAAAAAATAACAATTTATTTTCCTCCTGACTGGCAGGAAAAAGCCAATGACGCTAAAATAATCGCGGAAAAACTTTCTGAGAACAGCGGCCTTGATATTAAGCCCCTGATCGCAAAATCTTACCACCAGATTTTAGACGCGTTCATGGAACACACTCCTGCTTTGGTTTATATTGGAAGTTTTGTCCAGTCTGTCCTGTATTCGAGAAATTTGTCTCTTCCTCTCGCACAGGGCATAAACGGCAAAGAATTATACACAGGCGTACTAATTACCCCCGCCTCGGCAGGTAATGATCCCGTATTAATCGTAAAAAATGCCGGGGCCAATATTGCTTACGCGAAAAGCACAAGCTCCGGGGAAACAGCTGCAAAAGCGGCAAGCAATGGCATAGCGGAAATAGCCGTAATAAGCCAAACCGCGGCCGCAAACGCTGTAAAAGTCGGGAAGGCAAAAGCGGCTTTTGTAAAAAATTTATGGTGGGAAGACAACAAAAACAAGTATTCCGGTTTAAAAAGTTTTAATTATCCCAGGATATCCGATATCAAACACCCCGATTATATAGTAAGCGCCAATAGGCATTTAAATCCGAAAGACCTGGAAAAAATCATGACCGCTCTTAAAAATTGCAAAGAATATTTTAAAGTAAATGAATTCAAAAAATTTGACCCGGAATTGTTGGAAGGCACCCTGCAATTGATGAAAAAGGCAAAAATCGATATTGAAAATTACAAGTGGTAAATTAATTTTCTATTTTAACCTTGTTTCTTCCTTCTTTTTTGGCAGTATACAGCGCATTATCAGCTTTCTCAATTATTTCTTCTTTTTTATTATATTCATTCTTAAATGATGAGCATCCTAAACTTACTGTGACCTCTGTTTCCTTTTCAATAATAGTTCTTATTTTTTCCGCGATTTCAGCGGCACGCGTCAAATCCGTCTCAGGAAGCAATATTAAAAATTCCTCCCCGCCGTACCGCACAACTAAATCGGTGGTTTTTATAATATCCAAAATTTTATTCGCGATTTTAACAAGCAATTCATCTCCCGCCTGGTGCCCGAATTTATCATTATATTTTTTAAAATAATCAATATCAAGCATTATAACTGAGCACATGCCGTTATATTTTTTCGCGGAAATAAAAGTCCTTTCCAGAATTATATCCATAAGGCGCCTGTTGGCAAGGCCTGTTAAAGCGTCATGAAGCGACAAATCCTTGGTTTTTTCATAAAGTTTTGATTTCTCAATGGCTATGCCTAACTGCATCCCGACAGTTTTTAAAAGCTGGATTTTCCTTTCGCTTACTTTTATGTCTTTCGGCGTATAAAGGCAAACCACTCCGCATATGCCTTCTGAATCCTTTATCGGGATTATTATATGCCCGTGAGGATCCCCGTTCAGTTTTATATTGTGATTCGCGTCCTTTTCTGAATCAGGTGAAATAATTACGTCCCCTGTTTTCGCGGCCAGGCCGCAAAGGCATTTTCCCATCTCCACATTTTCCCTGATACAAATAAAATCATCGGAAAATCCGTATTGTGATTTAATAACCAGCTTATTATCCTGGACTATAAAAAACAACGCTTTGTTTAAAACATCCAGCAGTTTATTTTTCACTATCACCTCAACAATATGGTTTGCAAGCAGGTTAAAATCAATTGTTGTGCTTACCACGGACATAAGCTTGTATAAAGTTGATAATTCAAGGTTTATTTCCTCCAGCCTGTTTTTTTGCCTGTAAAGCTCGACAAACACGTTTACTTTGCTTTTCAAAATATCGGGGTCCAAGGGTTTGAAGATATAATCAACCGCGCCGGATTCATAGCCTCTGAAAACATATTTCTGGTCTTTATTAATCGCGGTAACAAAGATGATCGGGATATGTTTTGTTTTATCTATCCCTCTCATCAATTTCGCGGTCTCAAACCCATCCATATCCGGCATCTGGACGTCAAGTAAAATCAACGCGAAATCCTCTTCAAGTAATTTTGCAAGGGCTTCCGTGCCGGATAATGCTTTTACAATTTTCAAATCAGGCTGGTCCAAAGTGGCTTCCAGCGCGGTCAGGTTTTCCGGCCTGTCATCAACAACCAATATACTTACTTTTTTTTCAATATCTTTCGCCATTTGCCCTCCGCGTTAACTTATTCTTTTGCCAGTTTATTTAATAATGTCCCTATTTTTTCAAGGCTGACTATAAAATCCGGTTTTGCCTCCCTGATTGCCGCTTTCGGCATAGAGTCAACTTCAGCGTTTTTAGGGTCCTGTACAATGGCAAGCCCTCCGTATTCCTTTATCCTTTTTAATCCAGCGCTCCCGTCAGAATTCGCGCCTGTCAGAATGATTCCGATAAGCCTGTTCCTGTATACCTCCGCGGCAGTTTCAAATAAAACATCTATTGACGGCCGCGCGAAATTAACAGGTTCCGACATAGACAAGGCAAAAGACCTGTCCTCTTCTATCATCAGATGGTAGTCCGCCGGCGCGAAATAAATCACCCCCGGGGAAATCTTCTCCTTATCAATTGCTTCCTTTACCGGAATTTTACCTATTCCCTGCAATACTTTTACCAGCAACTCTTTAGATCTCGGGTGCTGGTGCTGTGCAATAATTATGGGCAGGCTGAATTTATCTGATAACGTTGATAAAATAATCTGGAGGGCGTTCAATCCCCCGGCGGACGCGCCTATCACGACCGCCTCATATTTTTTCCGGTTATTATTACTCATACAGTTTAAACCTTCTTCTGATATATTCTTTCATCCTTTATAAACTCGGTAAAATCGCTGGAACATTCTGAAAACATAAGGGTCTCTTTCGGCCCTAAACATAAAAAACCGGTATGGCAAAGGCTGTCCCTGAATAATTTTAACACATGATTCTGAAGTGTTTTATTAAAATAAATAATAACATTTCTGCAAACCACCAGGTTCATTTCATTAAATATGCCGTCCGCGCTTAAATTATGTTCCGCGAAAATAATATTTCTCTTGAGAGAACTGTTCATGATGACATATTTATCATCCGCGGTATAATAATCCGTAAAGGCTTCAATCCCTCCCGCTTTCTGGTAATTTGAAGTATAACTCTTTAAATATTCAATCGGGAAAATCCCTTCCCTGGCCTTTTCAAGAACCACATTATTTATATCGGTCGCGTATATCCTGGCCTTATCATAAAGGCCTTCTTCATTTAAAAGTATTGCCAGGGAATACACTTCCTCGCCGGTGGAACAGCCCGCGTCCCATATTTTTATGAAAGGGAATGTCTTCAAGTAAGGGACTACATATTTTCTTAAGGCGTAAAAAAATGACGGGTCGCGGAACATTTCCGTTACATTAATCGAAAAATCAAGTAAAAGTTTTTCAAAAAAAGAAATATCATTTAAAATTTTATGCTGTAATTCTGATATATTTTTCAAGCCTGAAAGCGCGAGCCTGTGCATAATCCTTCTTTTTATCGAAGACCTCGCGTAATTCCTGAAATCATAGCCGTATTTCAGGAATACCGCCTCAAGAAGCAAATTTACCTCTATGTTTTCATTGTCTATATTGTTAATATCCATAAATTAAATTTATCCATAAAGCCATACCTTCAAAAGTGACAATAATTTATCTATATCAACCGGTTTTGCCAGGTAATCACTTGCCCCGACATCTATGCATTTCTTCCTGTCCCCCGGCATCGCTTTTGCCGTCAAGGCTATAATAGGCAGTTTCTTAAACCTCTCCTGTTTCCTGATTTCTTCAATCGCCTCGTAACCGTTCATTTCCGGCATCATAATATCCATAAGCACAATATCAATGTCAGGTTCATTCTCCAGGCATTTCAGGGACTCCCTGCCGTTTTTGGCTATTGCTATTTTCAAGCCCCTCTCTTCCAAGGCGCTTGACAAGGCAAAGACATTCCGCATATCGTCATCTACAAGCAATACCTTTTTGTTTTTAAAAATATTTTCACCGGATTGCAGGATTTTAATGGCCTTCTTTTTTTCTTCAGGAATGTTTTCCTCGATCCTGTGGAGAAAAAGGCCTGCTTCATCAAGCAGCCTTTCCGGGGACTTTACTCCTTTTACTATAATACTCTCGGCGTATTTCCTGAGTTTCGCGTCTTCTTCTTCCGTAAGCTCCCGCCCGGTATAAACGATTATCGGGAGATACGGTATCATTTTATCATCTCTTATCTTTTCAATCAGTTTAAAACTCGATATATCCTTCAGGTCAAGACCCATGACCATACAGTCAATGCCGGCCGTTTTTAAAACTTCAACCGCCTCCGCGCCGGTCCCGACCGAGGTAATAACCGTATTTTCAGTTTTCAATAATTTAATAATATTATTTTTTGTTTCCTTATCATTTTCCACTATAAGAAGGTTTTTAATATTTTTTGAAATAATATCTTCAATTTTTTTAAACGCCAGATTAAGATTTTCGATAGTGACCGGTTTGGTTAAATAACCTATTGCTCCCATTTTCATCCCCTCAAGGCTTTTATCATACGCGGACATAAAATGAACGGGAATATTGCATGTTCTCGGGTTTTTCTTTAATTTATCCATAACAGTCCACCCGTCCATTCTCGGGAGCCCGATATCAAGAATAATCGCGTCAGGCCTGTACTGGTCCGCAAGCGCCAGTCCCGCCTCGCCGTCTTCCGCTATTAATCCCTTGAACCCCCTTTCCACGGCAAGTTCAAATAATATTTTCGCGAAATCCGCGTCATCTTCAATTATAAGAAGTATTTTATCTTTTATATTTGTAATATTTCTCCTGTCATCCCTGATGTCCGACACGGTAAATTTCTTTTCTTTACCTGGCATTTTAACTTCATCCTGTTTTTTCTCTTTTTCGTCCTGTTTTTCTATTTTAATATCAATCTTCCCGCTTATATCCTTTTTGAAAGGCAGATATAAAGTGAATGTGCTTCCTTTGCCTTCCGCGCTTTCAAGCTGTATTTCACCGTCCAGTAAACGGGAAAATTCCCTTGATATGGCCAATCCGAGCCCCGTCCCGCCGTATTTTCTGCTTATCGAACCATCCACCTGCTTAAAAGAATCAAACAAAATTTGCTGTTTATCTTTAGGAATACCGATACCTGTATCAGAAACCGCTATCGCGAGCGTATATTCGGAGGACAAAATATTCTTGGGCAATTTAGCAACCGCAGGGCGGAATATCTTGAGCGCTATTTCTCCTTTTGATGTAAATTTCACGGCGTTTGACAATAAGTTCTTAATAATTTGTTCGATTCTCTGCCTGTCAGTATCAATATTTTCCGGAAGGCCGCTCTCTTTTTCAATTTTGAAGTTTAGTCCTTTTTCCTGTATGACTGGTGTAAAGGTACGTTCAATGTTCGATATAAAATTCTCGAGATTCACTGTCTCAATATTCAGCTCCATTTTCCCGGCTTCTATTTTGGACAAGTCGAGAATATCGTTTATAAGGGTCAAAAGATCTGATCCCGCGTGATAAATAGTGCCCGCGTATTCTTCCTGTTTACTGGTCAGGTTCCCGTCTTTATTTTTCATAAGCAGGTTGGAAAGCAAAAGCATGCTGTTCAGCGGTGTCCGCAATTCATGAGACATATTCGCGAGAAACTGGGACTTATATTTACTGCTTCTTTCCAGTTCTTTTGTTTTTTCTGTCAGCATTATCTGCGCCTGTTCCAGTTCAGCGTTCTTTTTCTGAATATCCGCTTTCTGATTTTCAAGCAATTTTGCCTGTTCTTCCAGTTCTTCATTGGTCTGCCTTAGTTCTTCCTGCTGTTCCTGCAGTTTTGACTCTGATTTCTTCAAGGATTTTGCCTGTTCCTCAAGCTCTTCATTAGACTGCCTTAATTCCTCCTGCTGTTCCTGGAGCCTTGCTTCGGATTTTTTCAAAGATTCAGCCTGTGTCTCAAGCACTTCATTCACATGCTTCAGTTCCTCCTGCTGTGCCAATAAGACCTGCGACTGTCTCTGCGTCTCTTCCAAAAGCTTTCTGGCTTTGTTCCTTGACTCGGCGGTATTCAGGCTTATCGCGATATTTTCAGTAATTTGTTTTATAAACTCGATTTTCAGGTTTGACATCTCATGCAAAGATCCCAGCTCAATCACACCTTTGACCTCATTTTCATATGTAAGCGGGACCACGATGATATTAAACGGGGAACTTTCGCCAAGCCCCGACTGGATTTTAATATAATCTTCAGGGACATCGGAAATAAGAATAATGTCTTTTTCCAGCGCAGCTTCTCCCACAAGACTTTCGCCGAATTTATATTCACTTGATAAATGTTTTCTTTTGGTATAAGCGTAGCTTCCCATCATTTTTAAAATACTGTTATCTTCTGTTATGTAAATCGCGCCTATCTGGGCATCAAGATAAGGGCATAAAAAACTTATTATATTGTGGGAAAGCGAAGAAATATCCTGCTCCCCGCGTATTTTGTCATTCAGTTCCGCCACGCCTGATTTTATCCAATTCTGCCTGTCGGATTTTTTCTTGTTTTCCGCCAGGTTATTTTTCATGGCGGAAAGTGCGGTCCCCAGGATATCCTTTTCACTGCGCGGTGAAATATCTATATCGTAATTGCCGCTGGCAATTTCATAGGCCTGGTTCTTGACAGAAAGTAAAAAATCCAGCATTTTTTTCAAAGAAAGAGATAAACTCCCGATTTCATCGTTAGTCTGGATCTCCACAATTTTAGGAAAATCTCCCAGGCTTATTAAATTGGTGATGTCTGAAAAAGCAACCAATGGTTTTATAATTGCTATTTTAGTGATTATTCTATATAGAACAATACAAACAAATATAAAAAATACGCCGAGGGACAGCAGTAAATTCCGGGTATGAGATATTTCATTTTTTATGTCTTTAAGCTCTATTCCTATAAAAACCCTGCCGACCGTATCCTCTCCTGAAACTAACGGTTCCGCTTCCTGCAAAATGTCCTCATGGACAGGCACGATGACTTCTTTATTTGCCAGGTCATCGGATGTCCCCGCGATATATTTTCCTTTATTATCCGCTATATATAGATAAACAATGTCTTTATTTGCTTTTTTTAAGGAATTTATATTAGATTGCAGTGCCTGGTAATCAAAAGTTTCCAGGAGATAGGTATAGCTCTTCATTATTGCCATAACAGATTCCACGGCGCGCCTTTTTTCCTTGAACAAATAATTTGATTTGTCCTTTATAAAAACGATTGATATTAATGAAACTGACAGAAAAAGTATAAAAGTAAAAGGGACCATTATTTTATAAAATATTTTCATGTCTGATATAAAAGACCTTATTTTATTAAACATGTTTTTACTCCTTTTGCATAAGCTTATACATACTTAATTTATATCCCAAAAAATTAAGGTTATAATTTAATAACTATTGAATAAATATCGGACTTTGAGATTATATTCTTGATGAGACACAAGAGGACAAAATTTGTTACTGCGCCGGCAGCAGAAAACCCGCGGCGGTTATTTTTTCTCTCCATTCTTTGGATTTGGCATAATCAGACGCGGAGTTAACAAGCGGGTGGTTAATATTTTTCAAATCATAAACAAGGCCTACCTGGACATTAACAATAAATTTTTCGACAGGAATCACGGTAATTCCAGCTTCATTAATAAAATTAGATTTTGCGGAAAAAGCGATCGCATATTTACCATAATCATTTTTTAAAAAATTTACCACATCCGTGTCTTTCTCGAATATTTTTGTAAATTTAGCGGATTTAAAAAAAGGATACAAGGACTTGATTACTGTAAAAAACGCCTCTGCCGCTTCCCTCCCGACTGTTACAATCGGCTGATCATTCCCTCCAGCTTGTTTCCAGTTAGTGTATTTTCCCGTAAAAATGTTTTCCAGCTGATTTAAGTCCAAAGATGTTATTCCCGCGCCTGAGCCTACAGCGAATGATACAGGAATCTGCGCGAGGAATATTTCATCCTTGTTCATTTTCTTCTCTTCCGCGCTGAGGGGCTTGCCGGTCCGCCCGAAAATATACTGTCCTGATGATTTTACACCTCCTGAGTGTTTAACGGATTTTGGAGGTATTTCAAATTTATACCCTTTTGCCGGCGGCAATTTGGAGAATCCTTCAAAAAACAGCTGGACAACTTTTGTTGAAGGCCCCGCCCCCGCGACCATTTGTTTTTCAGCGGAATTTATAACACCTGATAATGAAAAGTTTATAATTAATAAGACTGTAAAAAAATACGGTGATTTTTTAATATTTTTTCCTTTCTGTTATAAAGTTTGTATCGTCATAAATTAAATAATAATTAATAATTTATCAGACAAATTGTTACACCTT
This genomic window contains:
- a CDS encoding protein-glutamate O-methyltransferase CheR — protein: MDINNIDNENIEVNLLLEAVFLKYGYDFRNYARSSIKRRIMHRLALSGLKNISELQHKILNDISFFEKLLLDFSINVTEMFRDPSFFYALRKYVVPYLKTFPFIKIWDAGCSTGEEVYSLAILLNEEGLYDKARIYATDINNVVLEKAREGIFPIEYLKSYTSNYQKAGGIEAFTDYYTADDKYVIMNSSLKRNIIFAEHNLSADGIFNEMNLVVCRNVIIYFNKTLQNHVLKLFRDSLCHTGFLCLGPKETLMFSECSSDFTEFIKDERIYQKKV
- a CDS encoding diguanylate cyclase; translated protein: MAKDIEKKVSILVVDDRPENLTALEATLDQPDLKIVKALSGTEALAKLLEEDFALILLDVQMPDMDGFETAKLMRGIDKTKHIPIIFVTAINKDQKYVFRGYESGAVDYIFKPLDPDILKSKVNVFVELYRQKNRLEEINLELSTLYKLMSVVSTTIDFNLLANHIVEVIVKNKLLDVLNKALFFIVQDNKLVIKSQYGFSDDFICIRENVEMGKCLCGLAAKTGDVIISPDSEKDANHNIKLNGDPHGHIIIPIKDSEGICGVVCLYTPKDIKVSERKIQLLKTVGMQLGIAIEKSKLYEKTKDLSLHDALTGLANRRLMDIILERTFISAKKYNGMCSVIMLDIDYFKKYNDKFGHQAGDELLVKIANKILDIIKTTDLVVRYGGEEFLILLPETDLTRAAEIAEKIRTIIEKETEVTVSLGCSSFKNEYNKKEEIIEKADNALYTAKKEGRNKVKIEN
- a CDS encoding PhnD/SsuA/transferrin family substrate-binding protein translates to MGKKLFSKIILFLIIINICFPVAASAEKITIYFPPDWQEKANDAKIIAEKLSENSGLDIKPLIAKSYHQILDAFMEHTPALVYIGSFVQSVLYSRNLSLPLAQGINGKELYTGVLITPASAGNDPVLIVKNAGANIAYAKSTSSGETAAKAASNGIAEIAVISQTAAANAVKVGKAKAAFVKNLWWEDNKNKYSGLKSFNYPRISDIKHPDYIVSANRHLNPKDLEKIMTALKNCKEYFKVNEFKKFDPELLEGTLQLMKKAKIDIENYKW
- a CDS encoding substrate-binding domain-containing protein, producing MVAGAGPSTKVVQLFFEGFSKLPPAKGYKFEIPPKSVKHSGGVKSSGQYIFGRTGKPLSAEEKKMNKDEIFLAQIPVSFAVGSGAGITSLDLNQLENIFTGKYTNWKQAGGNDQPIVTVGREAAEAFFTVIKSLYPFFKSAKFTKIFEKDTDVVNFLKNDYGKYAIAFSAKSNFINEAGITVIPVEKFIVNVQVGLVYDLKNINHPLVNSASDYAKSKEWREKITAAGFLLPAQ
- a CDS encoding chemotaxis protein CheB → MSNNNRKKYEAVVIGASAGGLNALQIILSTLSDKFSLPIIIAQHQHPRSKELLVKVLQGIGKIPVKEAIDKEKISPGVIYFAPADYHLMIEEDRSFALSMSEPVNFARPSIDVLFETAAEVYRNRLIGIILTGANSDGSAGLKRIKEYGGLAIVQDPKNAEVDSMPKAAIREAKPDFIVSLEKIGTLLNKLAKE
- a CDS encoding radical SAM protein, giving the protein MGAENNSPTPQLFNKKINAVPRPDIILMTSGMTYWYPGTFETIDILKHKFPGVPLILGGIYASLCEKHAIEKSGADIVFSGNNIIEILKLVGSQTKTELDYSRIKKEEVFPYYELYPKLSYISLRTSGGCPFKCSYCGWYLLEDKFHQIDPCLVIEHIEYYNKQYGIKNFAFYDEALLYNAENHIIKILQKVINKDLKINFHTPNGLHARFMSFEIAKLMKTTGFIQPRLALETTKAERQKQTGFKTSTGEFLKAVECLKNAGFAPRDIAVNILIGLPGRDFNEIKDSIDFAAKLGLKIFLEEYSPIPGTKDFESSGLTPDSDPLLHNNSIFPLFKPEDLSVIQSLKKLAHDFNQR
- a CDS encoding response regulator, with translation MFNKIRSFISDMKIFYKIMVPFTFILFLSVSLISIVFIKDKSNYLFKEKRRAVESVMAIMKSYTYLLETFDYQALQSNINSLKKANKDIVYLYIADNKGKYIAGTSDDLANKEVIVPVHEDILQEAEPLVSGEDTVGRVFIGIELKDIKNEISHTRNLLLSLGVFFIFVCIVLYRIITKIAIIKPLVAFSDITNLISLGDFPKIVEIQTNDEIGSLSLSLKKMLDFLLSVKNQAYEIASGNYDIDISPRSEKDILGTALSAMKNNLAENKKKSDRQNWIKSGVAELNDKIRGEQDISSLSHNIISFLCPYLDAQIGAIYITEDNSILKMMGSYAYTKRKHLSSEYKFGESLVGEAALEKDIILISDVPEDYIKIQSGLGESSPFNIIVVPLTYENEVKGVIELGSLHEMSNLKIEFIKQITENIAISLNTAESRNKARKLLEETQRQSQVLLAQQEELKHVNEVLETQAESLKKSEARLQEQQEELRQSNEELEEQAKSLKKSESKLQEQQEELRQTNEELEEQAKLLENQKADIQKKNAELEQAQIMLTEKTKELERSSKYKSQFLANMSHELRTPLNSMLLLSNLLMKNKDGNLTSKQEEYAGTIYHAGSDLLTLINDILDLSKIEAGKMELNIETVNLENFISNIERTFTPVIQEKGLNFKIEKESGLPENIDTDRQRIEQIIKNLLSNAVKFTSKGEIALKIFRPAVAKLPKNILSSEYTLAIAVSDTGIGIPKDKQQILFDSFKQVDGSISRKYGGTGLGLAISREFSRLLDGEIQLESAEGKGSTFTLYLPFKKDISGKIDIKIEKQDEKEKKQDEVKMPGKEKKFTVSDIRDDRRNITNIKDKILLIIEDDADFAKILFELAVERGFKGLIAEDGEAGLALADQYRPDAIILDIGLPRMDGWTVMDKLKKNPRTCNIPVHFMSAYDKSLEGMKMGAIGYLTKPVTIENLNLAFKKIEDIISKNIKNLLIVENDKETKNNIIKLLKTENTVITSVGTGAEAVEVLKTAGIDCMVMGLDLKDISSFKLIEKIRDDKMIPYLPIIVYTGRELTEEEDAKLRKYAESIIVKGVKSPERLLDEAGLFLHRIEENIPEEKKKAIKILQSGENIFKNKKVLLVDDDMRNVFALSSALEERGLKIAIAKNGRESLKCLENEPDIDIVLMDIMMPEMNGYEAIEEIRKQERFKKLPIIALTAKAMPGDRKKCIDVGASDYLAKPVDIDKLLSLLKVWLYG